From one Sciurus carolinensis chromosome 9, mSciCar1.2, whole genome shotgun sequence genomic stretch:
- the LOC124993259 gene encoding olfactory receptor 5K3-like, which yields MIKDNHSLTTEFILMGFTDQPDLKALLFVVFFAIYLVTMVGNLGLVALIYMEHRLHTPMYIFLGNLALMDSCCSCAITPKMLENFFSEDRRISLYECMAQFYFLCLAETADCFLLAAMAYDRYVAICRPLQYHILMSKKLCIQMTTAAYIGGNLHPMIHVGLLLRLAFCGSHEINHFFCDVLPLYRLSCVDPYINELMILILSGFVQTFTITVVLISYFCILFTIFTMKSKEGRGKALSTCASHFLSVSIFYGSLLYMYIRPNSFNESDKDIPVAIFYTLVIPLLNPFIYSLRNKEVINVIKRIMKI from the coding sequence ATGATTAAGGACAATCACTCCTTAACAACAGAATTCATACTCATGGGGTTTACAGATCAACCAGACCTGAAGGCCCTTCTGTTCGTGGTGTTCTTTGCCATCTATCTTGTCACCATGGTGGGGAATCTAGGTTTGGTGGCCTTGATTTACATGGAGCACCGTCTTCACACACCAATGTACATCTTCCTGGGCAACCTGGCTCTCATGGATTCCTGCTGTTCCTGTGCCATCACTCCCAAGATgttagagaacttcttttctgaggACAGAAGGATTTCCCTCTATGAGTGCATGGCacaattttatttcctctgtctTGCTGAGACTGCAGACTGCTTTCTGCTGGCagcaatggcctatgaccgctatgtggccatatGCAGACCATTGCAGTACCACATTCTGATGTCAAAGAAACTCTGCATTCAGATGACCACAGCAGCCTACATAGGTGGAAACCTGCATCCTATGATTCATGTAGGGCTTCTCTTGAGGTTAGCTTTCTGTGGGTCTCATGAAATCAATCACTTCTTTTGTGATGTCCTTCCATTATACAGACTCTCCTGTGTTGATCCTTATATAAATGAATTGATGATACTTATCCTGTCAGGATTTGTTCAAACCTTTACTATTACTGTAGTGCTAATCtcttatttctgtattcttttcaCTATATTCACAATGAAATCCAAAGAAGGAAGGGGTAAAGCTCTATCCACTTGTGCATCCCACTTCCTCTCTGTGTCAATATTCTACGGTTCTCTTCTTTACATGTATATTCGGCCAAATTCATTTAATGAGAGTGACAAAGATATACCTGTGGCTATTTTTTATACTCTTGTCATTCCTTTATTAAACCCTTTCATTTATAGTCTAAGAAATAAGGAAgtaataaatgttattaaaagaATTATGAAGATATAA